One Alnus glutinosa chromosome 3, dhAlnGlut1.1, whole genome shotgun sequence genomic region harbors:
- the LOC133864780 gene encoding glycerol-3-phosphate acyltransferase 5-like has translation MTKSPMESVVAELEGSLLKDPDAYSYFLLVAFEASGLFRFALLLMLWPVIRLLEMMAMEDAGLKLMIFVAVAGVRESEIQSVARAVLPKFYMDDIDMEAWKVFSFYDKRVVVTKTPRIMVERFVKEHLRADEVVGSELVVNRFGFATGFVNDDIRPLSDRVAKLFVDEPPSLGLGRPTGAASGPSFLSLCKEQMQPPFMTNQKYDNHQVLRPLPVIFHDGRLVKRPTPSTALLILLWMPLGILLAIIRIVTGMVLPMRAIPYLSRLLGGKVIVKGKPPPLAFGANTGVLFVCTHRTLMDPVVLSTVLGRKIPAVTYSISRFSEILSPIPTVRLTRIREVDAEKIKSELSNGDLVVCPEGTTCREPFLLRFSGLFAELTDRIVPVAMNYRVGFFHATTARGWKALDPIFYMMNPRPVYEVTFLNQLPVEATCTAGKSPHDVANYVQRILAATLGFECTNFTRKDKYRVLAGNDGNVSYISFLDQVKKVVRNFKPFIH, from the exons ATGACAAAAAGCCCAATGGAGTCGGTTGTTGCGGAGCTCGAAGGGTCGCTTCTGAAGGACCCAGACGCCTACTCCTACTTCTTGTTGGTGGCATTCGAGGCCTCTGGTTTGTTCAGGTTTGCGCTGTTGTTGATGTTATGGCCCGTGATTCGCTTGCTGGAAATGATGGCGATGGAGGACGCCGGGCTGAAGCTCATGATCTTTGTTGCAGTCGCCGGTGTTCGTGAATCCGAGATCCAATCTGTGGCGAGGGCTGTTTTGCCAAAGTTTTATATGGATGATATTGATATGGAGGCATGGAAGGTCTTTAGCTTCTATGACAAAAGAGTTGTGGTGACTAAGACGCCGAGGATTATGGTGGAGAGGTTTGTCAAGGAGCATTTGCGAGCTGACGAGGTTGTCGGAAGCGAACTTGTCGTGAACCGTTTTGGGTTCGCAACGGGGTTCGTTAATGATGATATTCGTCCTCTCTCCGATCGGGTGGCAAAGCTGTTTGTCGATGAACCGCCAAGTTTAGGCTTAGGAAGGCCTACAGGCGCCGCTTCTGGTCCTTCGTTCTTATCCCTGTGCAAG GAACAAATGCAGCCACCATTCATGACCAACCAAAAGTATGATAACCACCAAGTCCTCCGCCCGCTTCCAGTGATCTTCCACGATGGCCGCCTAGTGAAGCGCCCAACACCATCTACGGCCCTCTTAATCCTCCTATGGATGCCCTTAGGGATCTTACTTGCGATAATCCGAATTGTTACAGGCATGGTGCTACCAATGAGGGCTATTCCCTACTTGTCACGACTGCTTGGCGGCAAGGTTATCGTCAAAGGCAAACCACCCCCGCTTGCCTTTGGCGCCAACACGGGAGTACTATTTGTGTGCACTCACCGGACCTTAATGGACCCCGTCGTCCTCTCCACCGTACTGGGACGAAAAATCCCAGCTGTGACATACTCCATCTCTCGATTCTCAGAGATCTTATCACCAATTCCTACCGTTCGGCTGACAAGAATCCGTGAAGTGGACGCggaaaaaataaagagtgaATTAAGCAATGGAGATCTGGTGGTTTGTCCTGAAGGAACAACATGCCGGGAACCCTTCCTCTTGAGGTTTAGTGGGCTGTTTGCTGAACTGACGGATCGGATTGTTCCGGTGGCCATGAATTATCGGGTTGGGTTCTTCCATGCAACAACGGCTAGGGGTTGGAAAGCACTAGACCCGATTTTCTACATGATGAACCCTAGGCCAGTGTACGAGGTAACTTTCTTGAACCAGTTGCCGGTCGAAGCGACATGTACGGCCGGGAAAAGTCCACATGATGTTGCAAATTACGTGCAAAGGATCTTGGCTGCTACGCTAGGGTTTGAGTGCACAAACTTTACAAGGAAGGACAAGTACAGGGTGCTGGCTGGAAATGATGGGAATGTGTCTTATATTTCGTTCCTTGATCAAGTTAAGAAGGTGGTGAGAAACTTCAAGCCATTTATTCACTAG